The following proteins are co-located in the Triticum aestivum cultivar Chinese Spring chromosome 1A, IWGSC CS RefSeq v2.1, whole genome shotgun sequence genome:
- the LOC123155482 gene encoding subtilisin-like protease, with the protein MMYPTTTRTPEFLGLSKDAGLWPKSSYGKGIIIGVIDSGIESRHPSFDDAGMSPPPARWKGTCKGMVRPGVVFVTSAGNDGPDSSTVNNDTPWEITVGAGSVDRKLAAGLLLESGDLVEGEALVQAPNSTAYRPLHYPGEGCRKVSVERTRGHIVICDDARVKVDVQARIIKNLYNNGAAHVVLIGQEKAGFTLGFREYGSSVVQEPAAVGHKLKDYSQYPDSAAQVFFKGTQLGIRQSPTVAYFSSRGPSRGNPRIVKPDILAPGLNILAAATESPDRGPFRFMSGTSMAVPHISGVVALLKGVHPDWSPMAIRSAIMTTADELDNDGKPIMNEKHEPASAFAVGAGHVNPTRAVDPGLVYDLEVRDYAGYVCHHFARARLDDDDDDDYAVQDILQDLNLNCRNVPRLSDVDLNYPSIVVPANKKVQRTLTNVGPAEQYTGRLSMAHGVGVDFSPKWLSFSRPGEKLTFQVSHHGSEVAEGFLIWESNTHTVQSPLVVLRS; encoded by the exons ATGATGTACCCCACGACGACCCGCACGCCGGAGTTCCTCGGCCTGAGTAAGGACGCCGGCTTGTGGCCCAAATCTAGCTACGGCAAAGGGATCATCATTGGGGTGATCGACTCCGGCATTGAGTCGCGCCATCCGTCGTTCGACGACGCCGGCATGTCGCCGCCGCCCGCCAGGTGGAAGGGCACGTGCAAGGGCATGGTCAGGCCC GGCGTCGTCTTCGTGACTTCTGCTGGCAACGACGGCCCCGACTCGTCTACTGTCAACAACGACACGCCGTGGGAGATCACGGTGGGCGCTGGGTCGGTGGACCGGAAGCTCGCCGCCGGCCTTTTGCTGGAGTCAGGCGACCTGGTCGAAGGAGAGGCACTGGTACAGGCGCCCAACTCGACCGCTTACCGACCCCTCCACTACCCCGGCGAGGGGTGCAGGAAGGTGAGCGTTGAGCGCACGAGGGGGCACATCGTGATATGCGATGATGCCAGGGTTAAGGTTGACGTTCAGGCCCGCATCATCAAAAATCTCTACAACAATGGCGCGGCTCATGTCGTGCTGATCGGTCAGGAGAAAGCCGGTTTCACCTTGGGCTTCAGGGAGTACGGTTCCTCCGTCGTGCAGGAGCCCGCCGCCGTCGGCCACAAGCTCAAGGACTACAGCCAGTACCCGGATTCCGCGGCGCAGGTGTTCTTCAAGGGCACGCAGCTCGGCATCCGCCAGTCGCCCACGGTCGCCTACTTCTCCAGCCGAGGCCCGAGCCGCGGCAACCCGCGCATCGTGAAGCCCGACATCCTGGCGCCGGGTCTCAACATCCTCGCCGCTGCCACAGAGAGTCCAGACCGGGGGCCTTTCAGATTCATGTCCGGGACGTCGATGGCGGTGCCGCACATCAGCGGCGTGGTCGCCCTTCTCAAGGGCGTGCACCCGGACTGGTCGCCGATGGCCATCAGGTCCGCCATAATGACCACGGCCGATGAGTTGGACAACGACGGCAAGCCGATCATGAACGAGAAGCATGAGCCGGCGAGCGCATTTGCTGTAGGCGCGGGGCACGTCAACCCCACGCGGGCTGTCGACCCGGGGCTAGTCTATGACTTGGAGGTCAGAGACTACGCCGGGTACGTTTGCCATCATTTTGCCAGGGCCAGGctcgatgacgacgacgacgacgactacgcCGTGCAAGACATCCTCCAGGACCTGAACTTGAATTGCAGGAACGTGCCCCGTCTGTCGGATGTCGACCTCAACTACCCGAGCATCGTGGTGCCGGCGAACAAGAAGGTGCAGCGGACGCTGACGAATGTGGGGCCGGCGGAGCAGTACACGGGCAGGTTGTCCATGGCCCATGGCGTGGGGGTGGATTTCTCGCCCAAGTGGTTGTCCTTCTCGCGGCCCGGGGAGAAGCTCACCTTCCAAGTAAGCCATCATGGGTCCGAGGTCGCAGAAGGATTCTTGATCTGGGAGTCGAATACGCACACGGTCCAAAGCCCACTCGTCGTCTTGCGTTCGTGA